In the Microcaecilia unicolor chromosome 10, aMicUni1.1, whole genome shotgun sequence genome, one interval contains:
- the LOC115478846 gene encoding zinc finger MYM-type protein 1-like, giving the protein MAKQISLLNYVNKPCLEKLDKDANRDEKMRLEEIGEDAYTVEDLHLEVIDEDACKVEKPHLEELGENAYRIEKLCAEEFGEDAYRVEKLHVEELGEDAYRDEKPCVEELGEDTYKNEKPCVEGLGEDTYKDKKPCVEELGEDAYKDKKTCVEELGEGASRLDSLAFPSTSSIECLQMSTSGTEPTQLSIDLSHIDEPPKQPKLQAFPVSVISGKSRSFSTRWYDKFHWLEYSMIQDAVFCKMCRHFSDARAEGAFTRTGFKDWKHMNRSCARHEMSKSHSLALGRFDDYKHNHLLGVQENTSNPVNQPTKNTPVIESNREHIKVVLDVVMFCAKQDIPLRGHRETDGAVNKGNFLEMFKLLSKYNNDIQNRIEKLPKNATLMSPHIQNELLESATLVLLRKIKSEIHDSNNTYYAVLGVECKDLSKCELVAICIRYLYKGVIKERAVGFVDTADTTANGISDKIIKVLEIFELDPELCVGFSFDGTSVMSGNQGDVHAVLKRTFRRAIYVHSNSHRLNLVLCTASKACPSANTFFEILNYLHDFMTDTHRHSRFLDVQKQLHPDRQCLELEQLTDTKWSSKSGSVKKVLMLFDVILEVLVEFANSAGQIKLESQSILYQIETKKFLFLAVTFRKLFEISDFGTKGLQSTTVSVMDCINLIECLKETFVQFRENTSNDFDKILKLTEELAEKYGIENWDVSSSRKRKLPAKIGDTFVFSTLGKSSRVQSNEDLRHLWNEIIDCQITELNNRFQDDAYGMMTASAACMPASEAFGRRESLQPPCTLYGITIEEAEFTVFVQQLKRKVAQGNTYTALTDVLESCNVDIFPNVNALLRAVITLPMITCNMEKLFSTANRIKTTIRASMLTSRLQNLALLSFERELCDSLDYDSIIDTFNSKRRRLVL; this is encoded by the coding sequence ATGGCAAAGCAAATTTCTTTGCTAAACTATGTCAATAAACCATGTCTAGAAAAACTCGACAAGGATGCAAACAGAGATGAAAAAATGCGTCTAGAAGAGATTGGCGAGGATGCATATACAGTTGAAGACCTGCATCTAGAAGTGATTGATGAGGATGCATGTAAAGTTGAAAAACCACATCTAGAAGAGCTTGGCGAAAATGCATATAGAATCGAAAAACTGTGTGCAGAAGAGTTTGGTGAGGATGCATATAGAGTTGAAAAACTGCATGTAGAGGAACTTGGCGAGGATGCATATAGAGATGAAAAACCATGTGTAGAAGAACTTGGTGAGGATACGTATAAAAACGAAAAGCCGTGTGTAGAAGGACTTGGCGAGGATACGTATAAAGACAAAAAGCCATGTGTAGAAGAACTTGGCGAGGATGCGTATAAAGACAAAAAAACATGTGTAGAAGAGCTTGGCGAGGGTGCAAGTAGACTCGATTCATTAGCTTTTCCCTCAACAAGTTCCATTGAATGCCTGCAGATGAGTACATCTGGTACTGAACCAACTCAGTTATCTATAGATTTATCCCACATTGATGAACCACCTAAACAACCAAAGTTACAGGCTTTCCCAGTTTCTGTAATTAGTGGCAAATCCCGAAGTTTTTCCACTCGCTGGTATGATAAATTTCACTGGTTGGAATATAGCATGATCCAAGATgcagtgttttgcaaaatgtgcaGACATTTTTCTGATGCCCGTGCTGAAGGCGCATTCACCAGAACTGGCTTTAAAGACTGGAAACATATGAATCGGAGTTGCGCCAGACATGAAATGAGCAAATCACACAGTCTTGCACTGGGAAGATTTGATGACTACAAACATAATCACTTACTGGGAGTTCAGGAAAACACTTCAAATCCAGTAAACCAACCTACCAAGAATACACCTGTCATAGAAAGCAATCGTGAACATATTAAAGTAGTGCTTGACGTTGTGATGTTTTGTGCAAAGCAAGATATTCCACTACGTGGACACAGAGAGACTGACGGTGCtgtaaataaaggaaactttttggAAATGTTTAAACTCCTGAGTAAATACAATAACGATATACAAAATCGCATTGAAAAACTTCCTAAAAATGCCACTCTCATGAGCCCGCATATTCAGAATGAGCTGTTGGAATCTGCCACCTTAGTACTTTTACGCAAAATCAAATCTGAAATACATGACTCTAATAATACGTACTATGCAGTTCTGGGTGTTGAATGTAAAGATCTGTCCAAATGCGAACTTGTTGCAATATGCATCAGATACCTATACAAGGGGGTAATAAAGGAAAGGGCAGTTGGATTTGTTGACACTGCAGACACGACAGCAAATGGGATTTCTGATAAAATCATAAAAGTACTTGAAATATTTGAATTGGATCCCGAGTTGTGCGTTGGCTTCAGCTTTGATGGAACATCTGTGATGTCTGGAAACCAAGGGGATGTTCATGCAGTTTTGAAACGCACATTTCGTCGGGCTATTTATGTGCACAGTAATTCTCATCGCCTCAATTTGGTTCTCTGCACTGCATCGAAAGCATGCCCCTCTGCTAACACATTTTTTGAAATTCTGAACTACTTGCATGACTTTATGACGGATACACACAGGCATTCTCGATTTTTGGATGTACAGAAACAACTACATCCTGATAGACAGTGCCTTGAACTGGAACAATTAACAGACACAAAGTGGAGCTCGAAATCTGGCTCTGTGAAAAAAGTACTGATGCTTTTCGATGTTATTCTTGAAGTGCTTGTCGAATTTGCAAACTCTGCTGGACAGATAAAACTCGAGTCACAATCTATTCTATATCAAATAGAGACAAAAAAATTCTTATTTCTGGCAGTTACATTCAGGAAATTATTTGAAATTAGTGATTTCGGTACTAAAGGACTACAGAGTACTACTGTGTCTGTTATGGATTGTATTAATCTGATAGAGTGTCTAAAAGAAACATTTGTTCAGTTTAGAGAGAACACATCAAATGACTTTGACAAGATTCTTAAGTTAACAGAGGAGCTCGCCGAGAAGTATGGTATTGAAAATTGGGATGTGTCTTCCTCTCGAAAGAGAAAGCTACCTGCAAAGATTGGGGATACGTTTGTTTTCTCTACTTTGGGTAAATCTTCCCGTGTGCAAAGCAATGAAGACTTGAGACATCTGTGGAACGAAATTATTGACTGCCAGATAACCGAGTTGAATAATCGTTTTCAAGACGATGCGTATGGAATGATGACCGCTTCTGCTGCCTGTATGCCAGCATCTGAGGCCTTTGGCCGAAGAGAAAGTTTACAGCCCCCATGCACTTTGTATGGCATCACCATAGAAGAAGCTGAATTTACAGTATTTGTTCAGCAGCTAAAACGGAAAGTGGCCCAAGGTAATACTTACACAGCATTAACTGACGTATTAGAAAGCTGCAATGTGGACATTTTCCCAAATGTCAATGCCCTTTTAAGAGCGGTTATCACTTTACCAATGATAACGTGCAACATGGAAAAGCTCTTTTCTACTGCAAATCGGATCAAAACAACAATAAGAGCCTCGATGCTCACCAGCCGCCTCCAGAATCTGGCGCTTTTATCATTTGAAAGAGAACTGTGTGACTCACTGGATTATGACAGCATTATCGATACATTCAACAGCAAAAGACGGCGCCTCGTTCTTTAG